From one Plasmodium malariae genome assembly, chromosome: 12 genomic stretch:
- the CPN20 gene encoding 20 kDa chaperonin, putative, with protein sequence MKLIAVVCFMAITLSYALAKRNTITHNLNFVSTNPKQLQRSSSQRLRATEYKLENKIIRGPLTPINEFVLIQKDDAYDTTEAGVFIGDSLKKNQYVGKVLGVGTGVVNTKNGVPIDVQVGDVVIFNPSDGNKVKYNDKECLLISNEEVLAKIIDASAEVSPHNITPYYDRVLIKLINTSVSSDSLIIMPETKNNEKSCDGLVVALGNGIYDANNNKVPLDIRVNDYIKFSPFSNESCEFTYNNEKYTFVKARYIMAKY encoded by the exons ATGAAATTAATTGCAGTAGTGTGTTTTATGGCCATAACTTTAAGTTATGCTTTAGCAAAAAGGAATACTATAACCCATAATTTA aATTTTGTGAGTACTAACCCGAAGCAACTGCAGAGAAGTTCTTCACAGAGGTTGAGGGCAACAG AATACAAacttgaaaataaaataattagaGGTCCTCTAACCCCCATAAATGAATTTGTTCTGATCCAGAAGGACGATGCATATGATACAACTGAAGCAGGGGTTTTCATTGGAGATagt cTAAAAAAGAACCAGTATGTAGGAAAAGTGTTGGGTGTTGGAACAGGAGTcgttaatacaaaaaatgg GGTACCAATAGATGTTCAAGTTGGCGATGTTGTAATTTTTAACCCAAGTGATGGAAATAAG GTAAAATACAACGATAAAGAATGCTTGTTAATATCGAATGAAGAAGTTTTAGCAAAAATAATTGATGCTTCTGCTGAAGTAAGTCCACACAACATTACTCCTTATTATGACCGTGTGTtaataaaactaataaataCAAGTGTATCATCTGACTCATTAATAATTATGCCAGAAAccaaaaataatgaaaaatcatGTGATGGATTAGTTGTAGCACTTGGAAATGGAATTTATGatgcaaataataataaagtacCATTAGATATACGTGTGaatgattatataaaattttctccATTTTCGAACGAGAGTTGTGAATTtacttataataatgaaaagtatACTTTTGTAAAAGCAAGATATATTATGGCAAAATACTAg
- the PmUG01_12031700 gene encoding isoleucine--tRNA ligase, putative codes for MFLRKINHKKLKVDKIVARSGNILSAKKRLTRNISQVRSITHVRNICYISVISHREEKGFRGKKKRGQGSIAPVLVIAPIGTIARIATTVPIGNIAPIATALFAAPVAAFLNPEKRDQRDSMTALTFECVSESPNIVEEEEKILKYWKEIDAFNLSNKLSQNKKPYIFYDGPPFATGLPHYGHLLAGIIKDCVTRYNYQCNYYVERRFGWDCHGLPIEYEIEKENNINKKEDIIKMGIDVYNEKCRNIVLKYSNEWIKTVERIGRWIDFKNDYKTMDTTFMESVWWVFSELYKRGFIYKSFKVMPYSCKCNTPISNFELNLNYKDTPDPSVIIGFILSSSFPHVEEDYSKDEDKQELLQKYAIFYDPYFNAHARGGSTAPGAATAADTAFNTNNCSEKREPSAGTHVNNVDNVPSFSGEGLPNEVLAWTTTPWTLPSNLALCVNENFTYLRIQNRECKRIMIVGECRLDWIIKELKINPENICILNRFKGKYLKNLKYKPLFNEFYERYNFKERAYKILADDFVTDDVGTGIVHCAPSYGEDDFRICKDNEIIDPEKSILVDPLDENGFFTEEIELVKNMYLKDADNIIKKYLKEQNRLLSNNTIVHSYPFCWRSDTPLIYRAIPAWFVRVSSVSKNLLKNNDVTYWIPAHVKEKKFHNWIKDAKDWCISRNRYWGTPLPLWCDEKMETIICIGSIKQLEELSGVKNITDLHRHHIDKIEIDNPKGKHLPKLKRIAEVFDCWFESGSMPFAKVHYPFSTKKESLEKIFPADFIAEGLDQTRGWFYTLLVVSTLLFDKAPYKNLICNGLVLASDGKKMSKRLKNYPDPVYILNKYGADSLRLYLINSVAVRAENLKFQEKGVNEIVKSFILPFYHSFRFFAQEVTRFESRANGSTSGTDDGIGTMCCTKFVFSEQCIYQNDNIMDQWIFSCIQNLIRCVHEEMRAYKLYNVLPKLLHFIENLTNWYIRLNRDRMRGSLGQKNCLQALNTTYKTLYLFTIIMAPFTPFISEYIYQQLRNVHGGKHQQELDQTKQVQSNHTQDAKGRSTPSLVNNTCRDVHCNEVSGFDNKKDVSNISCTEEMDRSKSVHFMMLPKVDEHYTINYEIIELIENMKNVIIMGRILREKRKTANKKPLKLLTIVHKDSKFFNNFDKITHYIKEELNVLNVDYSNDVSCLTFTAVPNFKKLGTKLGANLKSIQNKIKDMTVEEIKKYEQERKILIDQVLLQDDDILIQMKHNLQDINIEAMSNDSITILMDFTADAQLEDMANAREICNHIQKIRKNLSLIQNSPIQMHIFISDEEFKKSMIKEIEYIKKCLRRNLNLFSTMEDVEHVKNKFHEEHIKVNHKDVTVVFTKE; via the coding sequence atgtttctaagaaaaattaatcataagaaattaaaagtaGATAAAATAGTAGCACGAAGTGGAAACATACTTTCAGCAAAAAAGAGGCTCACCAGGAATATATCCCAAGTTAGAAGTATTACTCACGTTAGAAACATTTGCTACATCAGTGTTATTTCACACAGAGAAGAAAAAGGGTTTCGTggcaaaaagaaaagaggACAGGGAAGTATAGCACCTGTACTAGTTATTGCACCAATTGGGACAATTGCACGGATTGCAACTACTGTACCGATTGGTAATATTGCACCCATTGCAACTGCATTGTTTGCGGCACCTGTGGCAGCTTTTCTTAACCCGGAAAAGAGGGATCAGAGGGACAGCATGACGGCCCTAACGTTCGAATGCGTATCGGAAAGCCCGAATATTGTGGAAGAAGAGGAGaagatattaaaatattggAAAGAAATAGATGCTTTCAACTTATCAAATAAGTTATCACAGAATAAGAAGccatatatcttttatgaTGGTCCTCCATTTGCTACAGGACTACCACACTATGGTCATTTACTAGCAGGTATAATAAAAGATTGTGTGACAAGATACAATTATCAGTGTAACTATTATGTTGAAAGAAGATTTGGATGGGACTGCCATGGGTTACCTATTGAAtatgaaatagaaaaagaaaataatataaataaaaaagaggatATCATAAAAATGGGTATAGatgtatataatgaaaaatgtcgaaatatagttttaaaatattcaaatgaaTGGATAAAAACTGTAGAAAGAATAGGAAGATGGAttgattttaaaaatgattataaaaCTATGGATACTACTTTTATGGAAAGTGTTTGGTGGGTTTTTagtgaattatataaaagaggctttatatataaatctttTAAAGTTATGCCATATTCTTGTAAATGTAATACACCCATATCTAATTTTGAGTTAAATCTTAATTATAAAGATACACCGGACCCTAGCGTAATTATTGGCTTCATTTTGTCGTCATCTTTTCCTCATGTTGAAGAAGATTATTCTAAAGATGAAGATAAGCAGGAGCTGCTTCAAAAGTATGCCATTTTTTACGATCCCTATTTTAATGCCCATGCCAGAGGTGGCAGCACTGCACCAGGTGCTGCCACTGCCGCTGATACCGCATTCAATACAAATAATTGCAGTGAGAAGAGGGAACCATCTGCTGGAACACACGTTAACAACGTGGATAATGTACCAAGTTTTAGTGGTGAAGGCCTTCCAAACGAGGTCCTTGCATGGACTACCACCCCATGGACTCTTCCGTCGAACTTGGCTCTGTgtgtaaatgaaaatttcaCCTACCTGAGAATACAAAATAGAGAGTGTAAGCGTATTATGATTGTAGGTGAGTGCAGGTTAGACTGGATTATAAAAGAGCTCAAGATAAATCcagaaaatatatgcatattaaaCAGATTTAAAGGgaagtatttaaaaaatttaaaatataaaccaTTATTCAATGAATTCTATGAAAggtataattttaaagaaagaGCTTACAAGATTTTAGCAGACGACTTTGTTACAGATGATGTAGGTACTGGTATAGTACACTGTGCTCCGTCATATGGTGAAGACGATTTTCGTATATGTAAAGATAACGAAATAATTGATCCTGAGAAGTCCATTTTAGTAGATCCCTTAGATGAAAATGGGTTCTTTACAGAAGAGATAGAATTAGTAAagaatatgtatttaaaagatgcagataatattattaaaaaatatttgaaagaACAAAATAGACTTTTGAGTAATAACACCATTGTGCATTCATATCCATTCTGCTGGAGAAGTGATACTCCATTAATTTATAGAGCTATTCCTGCATGGTTTGTTAGGGTTAGCAGTGTAtcgaaaaatttattaaaaaataatgatgtGACTTACTGGATACCTGCACAtgttaaggaaaaaaaattccacAATTGGATTAAGGATGCAAAAGATTGGTGTATTAGTAGGAACAGGTATTGGGGTACACCATTACCATTGTGGTGTGACGAAAAGATGGAAACGATTATATGTATTGGAAGTATAAAGCAATTAGAAGAGTTATCTGGAGTAAAAAACATTACTGATTTACATAGACATCATATAGATAAGATTGAAATTGATAATCCAAAAGGAAAGCATTTACCAAAACTGAAGAGAATAGCAGAAGTATTTGACTGTTGGTTTGAAAGTGGTTCTATGCCCTTTGCAAAAGTTCACTATCCATTtagtacaaaaaaagaaagtctagaaaaaatttttccaGCTGATTTTATTGCAGAAGGATTAGATCAAACGAGGGGATGGTTCTATACTCTTTTGGTTGTAAGCACTCTATTATTTGATAAAGCTCcttacaaaaatttaatatgtaaCGGTCTTGTTCTAGCATCAGATGGGaaaaaaatgagtaaaagattaaaaaattatcctGATCCCGtttatattcttaataaatatggaGCGGACAGCTTGAGACTGTACTTAATAAACTCAGTAGCAGTGCGTgctgaaaatttaaaattccAGGAAAAGGGCGTTAATGAAATTGTCAAAAGTTTTATCCTTCCCTTCTACCATAGCTTTCGTTTCTTTGCGCAGGAGGTTACCAGATTTGAAAGTAGGGCAAATGGTAGCACCAGTGGAACAGATGACGGTATCGGTACTATGTGCTGCACCAAATTTGTGTTCTCTGAACAGTGCATATACCAGAATGACAATATCATGGACCAATGGATCTTTTCTTGCATACAGAATTTAATAAGGTGTGTGCACGAGGAGATGAGGGCATATAAGTTGTATAATGTTCTTCCAAAgcttttacattttattgaaaatttgACTAATTGGTATATACGATTGAATAGAGACAGAATGAGGGGAAGTTTAGGACAAAAGAATTGTTTGCAAGCATTGAACACAACATACAAAACGCTCTATTTATTCACTATCATCATGGCTCCTTTTACTCCCTTCATTTCGGAATACATATATCAGCAGCTTAGAAATGTCCATGGGGGGAAGCACCAACAGGAATTAGATCAGACGAAGCAGGTGCAATCGAATCACACGCAGGATGCCAAAGGAAGAAGCACTCCTTCGCTAGTGAATAACACATGCAGAGATGTCCATTGCAATGAAGTAAGTGGTTTTGATAACAAAAAAGATGTGTCCAATATTTCGTGTACAGAAGAAATGGACAGGAGTAAGAGTGTCCATTTTATGATGCTGCCAAAAGTAGATGAACACTACacaataaattatgaaattattgagctaattgaaaatatgaagaacGTTATAATAATGGGTAGGATACTAagagaaaagagaaaaacagCAAATAAGAAACCTCTAAAGTTATTAACAATAGTGCATAAGgattctaaattttttaataattttgataaaattactcattatataaaagaagaattaaaCGTTCTAAATGTTGACTATTCCAATGATGTAAGCTGCCTTACCTTTACAGCAGTTCctaattttaagaaattagGTACTAAACTAGGTGCGAACTTAAAaagtatacaaaataaaataaaagatatgaCTGtagaagaaattaaaaaatatgaacaagaaagaaaaatactaATTGATCAGGTTTTATTACAAGATGATGATATACTCATTCAAATGAAACATAATCTTcaagatataaatatagaagcTATGAGTAATGACTCTATCACTATCTTAATGGACTTTACAGCAGATGCACAATTGGAAGATATGGCTAATGCTAGAGAAATATGTAatcatatacaaaaaataagaaaaaatttatctttAATTCAAAACTCACCCATTCAAATGCATATCTTTATATCAGAtgaagaatttaaaaaaagtatgataaaggaaatagaatatattaagaaatgcCTTAGACGTAATTTAAATCTTTTTAGTACCATGGAGGATGTTGAACAtgtcaaaaataaattccaTGAGGAacatataaaagtaaatcaTAAGGATGTAACTGTTGTATTTACCAAGGAGTAG
- the PmUG01_12031800 gene encoding eukaryotic translation initiation factor 6, putative, with protein MAVRVQFENSNEVGVFSRLTNAYALIALGGSENFSSVFESELSQHIPLIYTTIGGTKVIGRVCVGNRKGLLVSSICTDQELLHLRNALPENVKIKRIEERLSALGNCITANDYVGLIHTDIDRETEEIIQDVLDIEVFRTSIAGNLLVGTYSYFTNNGGLLHAMTSSQEIEELSELLQIPLITGTINRGSDLIGSGLVANDWSAFCGMDTTAIELSIIEKVFKLNNIEDANIDENFMYKSSIIQTMI; from the coding sequence ATGGCAGTCCGAGTGCAGTTTGAGAACTCGAACGAAGTCGGAGTCTTTTCGAGGTTAACAAATGCATATGCATTAATAGCTCTAGGAGGATCGGAAAATTTTTCAAGTGTATTTGAGTCTGAGTTATCACAACACATTCCTTTGATATATACAACAATAGGAGGTACCAAGGTTATAGGTAGAGTATGTGTTGGTAATAGAAAAGGATTGCTTGTGTCAAGTATATGTACTGATCAAGAATTGTTACATTTAAGGAATGCTTTACcagaaaatgtaaaaataaaacgtaTAGAAGAACGTTTATCTGCTTTAGGTAATTGTATTACTGCTAATGATTATGTCGGTTTAATACATACAGATATAGATAGAGAAACAGAAGAAATAATACAGGATGTTCTAGATATTGAAGTGTTTAGAACTTCTATTGCTGGAAATTTATTAGTAGGTACATATTCGTATTTTACTAATAATGGTGGATTATTACATGCTATGACGTCATCACAAGAAATAGAAGAATTATCAGAACTCCTACAAATACCTTTAATAACTGGTACAATCAATAGAGGAAGCGATCTCATTGGGTCCGGCTTAGTTGCTAATGATTGGTCCGCTTTCTGTGGCATGGACACTACTGCTATTGAACTAAGTATCATTGAAAAGGTGTTCAAACTTAATAATATTGAGGATGCCAACATTGACGAAAATTTCATGTACAAGTCTTCGATCATACAAACGATGATATAG
- the DBP8 gene encoding ATP-dependent RNA helicase DBP8, putative yields the protein MKVCYSMRKGPLSRISKLWKLFYIRKYLNKKYKERERRKKKEESYERNKGEKSVKSKWNEEKGNASIRGNNMVTFESLGVEEWLIKISKSVHIVHPTKIQRLCLPLIIEGKNVIGSSETGTGKTICYCWSILQELNKNFFAVFALILVPTRELVFQIVEQFHLYGTKIGVKVLSCIGGFSLIEQRSILLSKPHIVVGTPGRVSDLLYNCEDIIKCFKRLRYIVLDEADLLLQKCFESKLKIILDSIPKSSNNSERKTLFFSSTITDALHYIKEGFPNDNLLLVNANKKQKPVKNLDQRYIYIDDIAQITYLVYILKNKLTDQSGIIFTANSYKCELIYTVLNMLNHFSVECLHSSKEQKKRMSSLSKFKNGMCKILVATDIISRGIDIPKISFVINFDFPNDTVKYIHRVGRTARADRKGLAISFIDKKDIKSFNEVKKIMKHKLKPYVLNKALVLKHMFKIGRVIKKAEMQLEEQKDVKKENEKLKQFIYLNE from the coding sequence ATGAAGGTGTGTTACTCAATGCGCAAAGGCCCGTTGTCTAGGATTTCTAAATTATGGAAGCTGTTTTACATAAGGAAGTATTtgaataaaaagtataaggAAAGggaaagaaggaaaaaaaaagaggaaagtTATGAGCGTAATAAAGGTGAGAAGAGTGTTAAGAGCAAGTGGAATGAGGAGAAGGGGAATGCGTCAATTCGGGGTAACAATATGGTAACGTTCGAAAGTTTAGGAGTAGAAGAATGGTTGATAAAGATAAGTAAGAGCGTACATATAGTACATCCGACCAAAATTCAACGCTTATGTTTGCCTCTTATCATTGAAggtaaaaatgtaattgGTTCGTCTGAAACTGGTACAGGTAAAACGATATGCTATTGTTGGAGTATTTTAcaagaattaaataaaaatttttttgcagTTTTTGCGTTAATATTAGTACCAACAAGAGAGTTAGTATTTCAAATAGTTGAgcaatttcatttatatggGACGAAAATAGGTGTTAAGGTATTGTCATGCATTGGAGGTTTTTCTCTAATAGAACAAAGAAGTATATTGTTAAGTAAACCACATATTGTTGTTGGTACCCCAGGTAGAGTAAGTGACCTATTATATAACTGTGaggatataataaaatgttttaaaaggTTACGATATATTGTTTTGGATGAAGCGGATTTACTTTTGCAAAAGTGTTTTgaaagtaaattaaaaattattcttgaTAGTATTCCTaaaagtagtaataatagcgAAAGgaaaactttattttttagctCAACTATTACTGATGCTTTACATTACATAAAGGAAGGTTTTCCAAATGATAACCTTCTCCTCGTTAATGcaaataaaaagcaaaaaccAGTGAAAAATTTAGATCaacgttatatatatattgatgaCATAGCACAAATAACTtatttagtatatattttaaaaaataaattaaccgATCAATCtggaattatatttacagCCAATAGTTATAAATGTGAACTGATATACACAGTTCTAAATATGTTAAATCATTTCTCCGTCGAATGCTTACACTCATccaaagaacaaaaaaaaagaatgtcatccttatcaaaatttaaaaacgGGATGTGCAAAATTTTAGTAGCAACAGATATAATTAGCAGAGGAATAGATATACCCAAAATTTcttttgtaataaattttgatTTCCCGAATGATACGGTtaagtatatacatagaGTAGGTAGAACTGCCAGAGCAGACAGAAAAGGGCTAGCCATATCATTTATCgacaaaaaagatataaaatcCTTTAACGaggttaaaaaaattatgaaacaTAAGTTAAAGCCTTATGTATTGAACAAAGCACTTGTTCTTAAACATATGTTCAAAATTGGAAGAGTCATAAAAAAAGCAGAAATGCAACTAGAAGAACAGAAAGAtgttaaaaaggaaaatgaaaaattgaaacAGTTCATTTATCTTAACGAGTGA
- the PmUG01_12031500 gene encoding conserved Plasmodium protein, unknown function — MSSPLGDVCSYCCEGIDGVPHRHELWKSYNMCTYCMNNLKSCFSCEKKIKKNMNSSFPSFCCGWKVNNLCEECRQLSLICCDKNLTAIMAEILYYLDHYMRIQISHKFIILQNIYTFNKINYDDMNHSCTFEYDHIKYMNKEKNNYAFIFENVEIGNMGNRNNNQSFISHEYSKKSVYLNSRYFSDIYKENNTTQSEYNTERKRQGGIKTLMNELKFLKKRKKNKMGNSFFMEEEIKSTEVNKAKIHFLSPLRYINRNEIKIKSKSKDSSSDVISPNHLRSEQLEDEANIENAIIEERPSSMDKKKGIFNESLEIRQKESEEVTELINSARNREYTVKPLFSRCSSLYNYATRSLLEYIKRLKEKQVEKKKYIYYNNVIYSYKKGKKRKEKQKKDTQNWEEKKIDQIMDKYNLNIVLYFMNRHNESEIYNRLLNNQLKYKDLLYFKNIFNNNSNEKTAATCATCNCVIISKKKLIQLHEQNKKFRNYKYKNLNLNVNLNTNLKIFFHYDNEHIKLIDHLSLTNSIPKISFFFYMCHELMHTYIWLSKIKKSKRFCHIYSLVRILYDHSFPEEKKYRHQNYHQNYHQNYHQNLSFYLSPELEEAICIHVSIEFIQHIKKNILNNNTYETELIDYYVRTYECSKSPIYGTNYRLFKKIIRNYKIIEVMQIINDVYCTKFYPVITLSLLQAVISLIDLN, encoded by the coding sequence ATGAGTTCTCCTCTAGGCGATGTTTGCTCGTACTGCTGTGAAGGCATAGACGGGGTTCCCCATAGGCATGAGTTGTGGAAATCTTATAATATGTGCACTTATTGTATGAACAACTTAAAATCATGTTTTTcttgtgaaaaaaaaattaaaaaaaatatgaattcaTCCTTTCCCTCTTTTTGCTGTGGATGGAAAGTTAACAATTTGTGTGAGGAGTGTAGACAGTTATCTCTAATTTGCTGcgataaaaatttaacagCAATTATGGccgaaatattatattatttagacCATTACATGCGTATACAAATATCACACAAGTTTATTATTCTTcagaatatttatacatttaataaaataaattatgatgaTATGAATCATAGCTGCACATTTGAATATGaccatattaaatatatgaataaggAGAAGAATAAttatgcttttatttttgaaaatgttGAGATAGGTAACATGggtaatagaaataataatcaaTCATTTATTTCCCATGAATATTCCAAAAAGTCAGTTTACCTGAACAGTAGATATTTTTCTGAcatatataaggaaaataatactaCTCAATCGGAATACAATACAGAACGGAAAAGACAAGGAGGAATAAAAACTTTAatgaatgaattaaaatttttaaagaagagaaaaaagaataaaatggGAAACTCATTTTTTATGGAAGAAGAAATTAAGTCTACAGAAGTAAATAAGGCAAAGATACATTTTTTGTCCCCCTTAAGATACATAAATAGgaacgaaataaaaattaaaagtaaaagtaaAGATAGTAGTAGTGATGTGATTTCACCCAATCATTTAAGGAGTGAACAGTTGGAAGATGAAGCTAACATTGAAAATGCTATTATAGAAGAGAGACCCTCCTcaatggataaaaaaaaagggatatTTAACGAGAGTTTAGAAATAAGACAAAAAGAAAGTGAAGAAGTAACGGAATTAATAAACAGTGCAAGGAACAGAGAGTACACAGTAAAACCTCTATTTTCGAGATGCTCAAGTTTATATAACTATGCAACAAGGTCCCTTTtggaatatattaaaaggtTAAAAGAGAAACaagttgaaaaaaaaaaatatatatattataataatgtaatttattcgtataaaaaggggaaaaaacggaaagaaaaacaaaaaaaagatactCAAAATTGGGAAGAGAAGAAAATTGACCAAATTATGGAtaagtataatttaaatattgtattatattttatgaacagACATAATGAAAGTGAAATATACAATAGGTTATTAAACAAtcagttaaaatataaagatctgttatattttaaaaatatatttaataataattcaaatgaaaaaacagcAGCTACTTGTGCTACTTGTAACTGTGTGAttatttccaaaaaaaaattgatccAGTTacatgaacaaaataaaaaattcagaaattataaatataaaaatctaaatttaaatgtaaacttaaatacaaatttaaaaattttttttcattatgatAATGAACATATAAAACTGATTGATCATTTATCTTTAACTAATTCAATCCccaaaatttcttttttcttttatatgtGCCATGAAttaatgcatacatacatatggctttccaaaattaaaaaatccAAACGTTTTTGTCATATTTATTCCTTGGTCAGAATATTATATGACCATTCTTTTccggaagaaaaaaaatataggcACCAAAATTATCATCAAAATTATCATCAAAATTATCATCAAAATttgtctttttatttatcaccCGAGTTGGAAGAAGCTATATGTATCCACGTTTCAATTGAATTTATTCAacatataaagaaaaatattctgaACAATAATACTTACGAAACTGAGCTTATAGACTATTACGTTCGAACATATGAATGTAGCAAATCCCCAATATATGGCACTAATTAcagattatttaaaaaaattattcgtaattataaaattattgaagTAATGCAAATTATCAATGATGTATATTGCACAAAATTTTACCCAGTGATAACCCTCAGTTTATTGCAAGCCGTTATTTCGTTAATTGAccttaattaa
- the APN1 gene encoding apurinic/apyrimidinic endonuclease Apn1, putative yields the protein MLLHSICRDIIVTSCLGFIKNKNCISNNLKFIRPFGRAYFEGNNYLLGHYWDRIPSSLLVKIDRRRRRYITVGSYQVRAKKEASRVEKNHQDKRKKMTEEETTILPDEQKCSERGIVPAMKKETSAGIANGLNGKEERRVKDERDVKEPNGDRNEKAVLKKKIDKSAKQMKGKKEVKKKGTAKEGVVKSSISLSYAPIPKNIEQRWHDFNKIREYAKITNVYLGAHISASGGVQNAPINSFNISGLAFALFLKNQRKWDSAPLTSDNIKLFEENCNKYDLDKNFILPHGSYLINLANPDKEKREKSYMSFLDDIKRCEQLKIKLYNFHPGSTVGQCSLEEGIKNIADCINRAHQETSGVIIILENSAGQRNSVGSKFEHLRDIILQIKDKERIGVCLDTCHTFAAGYDIKTYDNFNKVMEQFDKIVNAKYLKAVHLNDSKSDIGSGLDRHENIGKGKLTLDTFKYIMTSKYFKNIPIILETPDLTNDESVYKYEIEYLYKLGLKQQE from the coding sequence ATGCTACTACATAGTATATGCAGAGATATTATCGTTACATCTTGTCTTgggttcataaaaaataagaactGCATAAGTAATAACCTAAAATTTATTCGTCCATTTGGGAGAGCATATTTCGAAGGTAATAATTACTTACTTGGTCATTATTGGGATAGAATACCTAGTAGCTTATTGGTAAAAATAGATAGACGAAGAAGAAGGTACATCACTGTGGGTAGTTACCAAGTGCGAGCTAAAAAAGAAGCTAGTAGAGTTGAAAAGAATCATCAagataagagaaaaaaaatgaccgAAGAGGAGACGACTATTCTACCGGATGAGCAGAAATGCTCCGAAAGGGGTATAGTACCCgcaatgaaaaaagaaacatcGGCAGGTATAGCAAACGGCTTGAAcggaaaagaagaaagaagAGTAAAAGATGAAAGGGATGTAAAAGAACCGAACGGTGATAGGAATGAAAAAGCAGTTTTGAAGAAGAAGATAGACAAAAGCGCCAAACAGATgaaggggaaaaaagaagtaaagaAGAAAGGAACAGCTAAAGAGGGAGTGGTAAAGAGTAGTATATCACTGTCATATGCACCTATCCCAAAAAACATTGAACAGAGATGGCATgatttcaataaaataagagAATATGCAAAAATTACGAATGTTTATTTAGGAGCACATATATCAGCTTCAGGAGGAGTACAAAATGCTccaattaattcttttaatatttcaggTTTAGcttttgcattatttttaaaaaatcagaGAAAATGGGACAGTGCTCCTTTAACATCTGATAATATAAAGTTGTTTGAAGAAAATTGTAATAAGTACGATTtggataaaaattttattctacCACATGGATCATACCTTATTAATTTAGCTAATCCTGATAAggagaaaagagaaaaatcgTATATGTCCTTTTTAGATGATATAAAAAGGTGTGAgcagttaaaaataaaattgtataattttcatCCCGGTTCAACAGTAGGACAATGTTCACTAGAGGaaggaataaaaaacattGCTGATTGTATTAACAGAGCACACCAAGAAACATCTggtgttataattatattggAAAATTCGGCTGGACAACGAAATTCAGTTGGATCAAAATTTGAACATCTACGAGATATcattttacaaattaaaGATAAAGAAAGGATTGGAGTCTGCTTAGATACCTGTCACACATTTGCAGCAGGGtatgatataaaaacatatgataattttaataaagtcATGGAACAATTTGACAAAATCGTTAatgcaaaatatttaaaggcTGTTCATTTAAATGATTCCAAATCTGATATTGGGTCTGGTTTAGATAGACATGAAAATATTGGCAAAGGAAAATTAACACTCGATAcatttaagtatattatgACCTCcaagtattttaaaaacatacCTATAATTCTTGAAACACCAGATTTAACTAATGATGAGTCGGTTTATAAATACGAGATCGAGTATTTGTACAAACTGGGATTGAAGCAGCAGGAGTAA